Proteins encoded together in one Limnochordia bacterium window:
- a CDS encoding ABC transporter permease: MALLHIAYNNVKENKRSYVSFFASFAFSVMVFYIFHAIATSPEVTAGGYSGARSLREGLRIARWGIGIFSFFFTWYSNSVFTKSRKRDLGVMALVGATSGQIHAMLLLENLLIGISSIVVGLLAGALISRLMAMATVHMLRLDIAIPKGLVVSIPSMWHTVLVYSGIFIGISLLNILSIRTTRVIGLVQAPKKPKSPPKASILLSILAVVCIGGGYYTACILPTAANVVKGMFPVTAVVSLGTYFLFTQLSVVVFRHLTKRRGLYYRNINLITISDLTFQMKDNARVLAMVTILSAAVMTSSGVIYSLGQAMIAEIDLTRDIWFALSGAEDGPEIINRYQKTLSERGARIEEDTAAICYVETAEIGIETEEKIRTVWLISEDDYNEWARRAKSIPVSLEPGQAVRPISMYPGAEPWLDPASGQIAQIRGEKNTMELNICGRVPTNLVDLRYAAWGSSLMILVVHPADLLVLSSGIPGGYSGVIFSCDVENWKDVDRAEKAAQKVLPEGRIETYVSRNDVYAQVKAGYSMAMFIVMFMMFLFFLASGSMLYFRFFLQLQEDREKYTALRRLGLSWREVKTIVSREMAVLFFAPWVVATLHQTFAMQSFATMLERSVWSYGITAALVFLVPQTAYFFAARSAYLSELAPAAR; the protein is encoded by the coding sequence ATGGCCTTACTTCATATTGCATACAACAATGTTAAGGAGAATAAGCGCAGCTATGTCAGCTTTTTTGCAAGCTTTGCTTTTTCCGTAATGGTATTCTACATTTTCCACGCCATTGCTACATCTCCCGAGGTGACCGCAGGAGGGTACTCAGGAGCCCGCTCACTACGGGAAGGCCTGCGGATCGCCCGTTGGGGAATCGGGATTTTCTCCTTCTTTTTCACCTGGTACTCTAATTCGGTGTTCACTAAGTCCCGCAAGCGGGACCTAGGTGTGATGGCTCTTGTAGGGGCTACCTCCGGTCAGATCCATGCTATGCTTCTGTTAGAGAACCTGCTAATTGGGATTTCATCTATCGTAGTTGGTCTACTGGCCGGGGCACTAATTTCACGCTTGATGGCTATGGCTACGGTGCATATGTTGAGACTAGATATTGCCATCCCTAAAGGACTTGTGGTTAGTATTCCTTCCATGTGGCACACAGTCTTGGTGTATAGCGGGATCTTCATTGGAATCAGTCTGCTCAATATCCTATCCATCAGGACAACTCGAGTGATTGGACTGGTGCAGGCACCCAAGAAACCTAAATCTCCACCGAAGGCTTCAATACTGCTATCGATACTGGCGGTAGTCTGTATTGGTGGGGGGTATTACACCGCATGTATACTACCCACAGCCGCGAATGTGGTGAAGGGGATGTTTCCGGTGACGGCAGTGGTATCTCTTGGTACCTATTTCCTCTTTACACAGCTTAGCGTGGTTGTTTTCAGACATCTTACAAAACGGCGAGGTCTTTACTACCGGAATATCAACTTAATCACCATTTCCGACCTGACCTTTCAGATGAAGGATAATGCCCGGGTGCTGGCGATGGTGACCATTCTCAGTGCAGCGGTAATGACAAGTTCGGGTGTAATTTATAGCCTTGGACAGGCTATGATCGCGGAAATAGACCTTACTCGGGATATCTGGTTTGCCCTTTCTGGTGCGGAGGATGGGCCTGAGATTATTAACCGGTACCAAAAGACCCTAAGCGAACGAGGGGCAAGGATTGAGGAGGATACAGCCGCGATCTGTTATGTGGAGACTGCGGAAATAGGGATAGAAACTGAAGAGAAGATCAGAACGGTGTGGCTCATTTCAGAAGACGACTACAATGAGTGGGCGAGGAGAGCCAAGAGTATTCCAGTAAGTCTTGAACCTGGTCAAGCCGTGCGGCCCATTTCAATGTATCCTGGGGCAGAACCCTGGTTAGATCCAGCATCCGGACAGATAGCACAAATCCGTGGTGAGAAAAACACCATGGAGTTGAATATATGTGGACGAGTTCCAACCAACTTAGTTGACTTAAGATATGCCGCTTGGGGCTCAAGTCTAATGATCTTGGTGGTGCATCCAGCTGATCTTTTGGTACTGTCTAGTGGTATACCGGGTGGCTATTCAGGAGTGATCTTCTCTTGTGATGTGGAAAACTGGAAGGATGTTGATCGAGCAGAGAAGGCGGCACAGAAGGTGCTACCCGAAGGAAGGATCGAGACCTACGTTTCCCGGAACGATGTTTACGCCCAGGTTAAGGCCGGATACAGTATGGCCATGTTTATTGTAATGTTCATGATGTTCCTATTCTTTCTTGCATCGGGCTCTATGTTATATTTCCGCTTCTTCCTACAACTGCAAGAAGATCGGGAAAAGTATACAGCTTTAAGAAGACTGGGCTTATCTTGGCGGGAGGTGAAGACCATTGTCTCCAGGGAGATGGCAGTCCTCTTCTTTGCCCCTTGGGTGGTGGCAACATTGCATCAGACCTTTGCCATGCAGTCCTTTGCTACAATGCTGGAGCGAAGCGTCTGGAGCTATGGTATCACCGCGGCATTAGTATTTCTGGTGCCCCAAACGGCATACTTCTTCGCGGCCCGAAGTGCATACCTAAGTGAACTTGCTCCGGCTGCTAGGTAA
- a CDS encoding ABC transporter ATP-binding protein: MSVLIAEGLTKIYGSSKETATTRALAGLNLKVGKEEFVGVMGPSGSGKTTLLNILATIDTPTSGSIRINGVSPTALKRNELARFRRRELGFVFQDFNLLNTLSVRDNIALPLALDNVRPSEITHRVEGVAQRLGISHILPKRTYEISGGEQQRAAIARAIVHKPALLLADEPTGNLDSKSSREVMDAFVDLNAKDGATILVVTHDPFVASFCQRIVFIKDGKLFSELRRKNQRQTFFQEILDTLSVLGGDFSNSGRN; encoded by the coding sequence ATGTCAGTTCTAATTGCCGAGGGTTTGACTAAGATCTATGGTTCATCTAAGGAGACTGCTACCACCCGGGCCCTTGCGGGATTGAACCTGAAAGTAGGAAAGGAAGAATTTGTGGGAGTTATGGGTCCTTCGGGTAGTGGAAAGACGACTTTGCTAAATATACTGGCTACCATTGATACACCAACATCAGGTTCCATCCGGATCAATGGCGTATCACCAACAGCTCTCAAAAGGAACGAGTTAGCCCGTTTTCGTAGAAGAGAGCTTGGGTTTGTCTTTCAGGACTTTAACCTGCTAAATACCTTGTCTGTGCGGGATAACATTGCCCTGCCCCTAGCCTTGGACAATGTACGCCCAAGTGAGATTACTCATCGTGTGGAAGGGGTAGCCCAAAGACTTGGTATTTCCCATATTTTGCCCAAGCGAACCTATGAGATATCTGGAGGAGAACAGCAACGGGCTGCCATTGCTCGGGCTATTGTGCATAAACCGGCCCTGTTGCTTGCTGATGAACCCACAGGAAACCTAGATTCGAAATCGTCCCGGGAGGTCATGGACGCCTTTGTAGATTTGAACGCGAAGGATGGTGCCACTATTTTGGTGGTAACCCATGATCCCTTTGTGGCGAGCTTTTGCCAGCGGATTGTGTTTATTAAAGACGGTAAGCTCTTCTCTGAGCTCAGAAGAAAAAACCAGCGCCAAACCTTCTTCCAAGAGATCCTGGATACCCTCAGTGTTCTCGGCGGCGATTTCAGTAATTCCGGAAGAAACTAG
- a CDS encoding HNH endonuclease, whose protein sequence is MTVDEIRERFSRIKTWKVDPNRPLESVLNSKQVAGGFTDEVYDVLAHAQELVWELAEDLLYEHFPESLHGDILRAVGLNYRLVRRADRDPAFRQSVLRAYGYSCAICGFDVKLGGIPLALEAAHIKWYQAGGPDEVCNGLALCSMHHKLFDSGALGIQNVRGVYVVQVAEKANGTCGFEEWLLRYHDQNIRPPQGQAYPEIAYTQWHLHEVFKRSSLSI, encoded by the coding sequence ATGACAGTGGATGAGATTCGAGAGAGGTTCTCGCGGATTAAGACCTGGAAGGTTGACCCGAACAGACCCCTTGAGTCGGTCCTAAATAGCAAACAGGTGGCCGGTGGATTTACCGATGAGGTCTATGACGTGTTAGCCCATGCTCAAGAATTGGTGTGGGAATTGGCCGAAGACCTACTGTATGAGCATTTTCCGGAGTCTTTACATGGGGATATCCTTCGGGCGGTGGGTCTTAACTATCGTTTGGTTCGACGGGCGGATCGGGATCCAGCCTTTCGACAGTCTGTGTTGCGGGCCTATGGGTACAGCTGTGCGATTTGTGGGTTTGATGTGAAACTAGGGGGTATTCCACTTGCCCTAGAGGCGGCCCACATTAAGTGGTACCAAGCCGGTGGGCCAGATGAAGTCTGTAATGGACTAGCTCTATGCTCGATGCATCACAAACTTTTTGATAGTGGTGCCTTGGGGATACAGAATGTTCGTGGAGTATATGTTGTGCAAGTTGCGGAAAAAGCGAACGGGACCTGTGGCTTTGAGGAATGGTTACTCAGGTACCATGATCAAAACATCCGCCCGCCCCAAGGTCAAGCCTACCCGGAGATTGCCTACACCCAGTGGCACTTGCATGAAGTGTTTAAAAGGTCTTCGCTAAGTATCTGA
- a CDS encoding MerR family transcriptional regulator — protein MEYTVQRLADLAGVSPRTLRYYDKIGLLKPARLNPSGYRVYGQAEVEQLQQILFYRELGVSLAEIKDLIHSPSFDPVDALREHRQRLIEKRDQLDQLISNVDKTIAASERRVNMSNKERFAGFKKQMVEENERKYGSEIRKKYTNEVVDQSNQKLLGMSEKQYQQWEELSSKVMETLKVAFTTKDPSSELAQKAADLHRQWLSFCWPTYTKEAHAGLACMYVEDERFKEFYDKEQSGLAEFLKEAILIYTKTEQ, from the coding sequence TTGGAGTATACCGTACAAAGGTTAGCAGATCTAGCTGGTGTTAGCCCGCGCACCCTAAGGTACTACGACAAAATAGGCCTATTAAAGCCAGCAAGACTAAACCCTTCCGGATACCGGGTCTACGGGCAAGCAGAAGTAGAGCAGCTCCAGCAGATCTTGTTTTACCGGGAACTAGGAGTTAGCCTTGCCGAAATTAAGGATCTGATCCACTCCCCGTCCTTTGATCCGGTTGACGCGCTCAGAGAACACCGTCAAAGGCTCATTGAGAAAAGAGATCAGTTGGATCAGCTCATCAGCAATGTAGATAAGACCATTGCTGCATCAGAAAGGAGAGTTAACATGAGCAATAAAGAAAGGTTTGCCGGGTTTAAGAAACAAATGGTCGAAGAAAACGAACGGAAATATGGTTCGGAGATTCGAAAGAAATATACCAATGAGGTCGTAGACCAGTCAAACCAGAAGCTGCTTGGGATGAGTGAAAAGCAGTATCAACAATGGGAAGAACTCAGTAGCAAGGTTATGGAGACCCTAAAGGTCGCCTTTACCACCAAAGATCCGTCCAGCGAACTGGCCCAAAAAGCCGCCGATCTACACCGTCAATGGCTGTCTTTCTGTTGGCCCACCTATACCAAGGAAGCCCATGCTGGCCTAGCTTGTATGTATGTTGAGGATGAACGCTTCAAGGAGTTCTACGATAAAGAACAGTCGGGCCTTGCCGAATTTCTAAAGGAAGCAATTCTCATCTATACAAAGACAGAGCAGTAG